The genomic segment CGGCGGGTCTTGAGGCTGAAAATGCCGAGGTCACCATGGTGCCATCAACTTCGGCTGAGCTTGATGAAGCGACCGCGCCTAAGCTTTTGCGTCTCATCGATACCCTTGAGGATCTCGATGATGTGCAGGAGGTTTACCATAACGGTGAGATCTCCGATGAGTTGGCAGCCGCGCTGTAAGCCTTAGGCTACACCTTTTGCTAGAAGCAGCCTGCGGGCTGCTTTTTTTTATGGGGCCCGGAGCTCTCTAAGCCGCGCTATCGAGAATTGCCTTAATTGCGGACAGGATCCAAGATTAGTGGTAGATGATGGTATCCCGGATACAAGAGAGCCATGCTAATCCTGCTGAGACGATTACTTTATGGTTGGCTGCTACTGTGTTCCCTGGCTGAGGCGAAACAGACGCTGATCCTGGCGGCTACCCCGGATCTGGTTTCGAAAATATCCCTGGAGGTTCTCAGGGAAGCCTACGCCGGGCTGGGGTATGATGTTCGGCCCAACCAATTGGCGGCGGAGCGTGCGCTGGCGATGTCGAATGCCGGCATGGTGGACGGGGAGGCTAATCGCATCGCAGGAATTGAGTCCGGTTACCCCAATCTGTTAAGAGTGCCGGTGGCGGTTAATTTCATTGAGGGGCTGGTGGTCACCCGGGGCCTCTCATTTAAGGTGGAGGGCTGGCAGAGCCTCAAACCCTATAAAATTGGGCTACAAAGTGGCGTCAAGTTTGCCGAAAATGCGACCCGCGGCATGTATGTTGATAGCTCGCTATCGGTCAACCAGCTGTTTCGTAACCTCAAGCGAGAGAAGGTGGACTTGCTTGTCACCACCCGCATCGATGTGTTGGATTATCTTGCGAAATATCCCGATCCTGAAGTTATGATCCTT from the Dongshaea marina genome contains:
- a CDS encoding substrate-binding periplasmic protein, which gives rise to MLILLRRLLYGWLLLCSLAEAKQTLILAATPDLVSKISLEVLREAYAGLGYDVRPNQLAAERALAMSNAGMVDGEANRIAGIESGYPNLLRVPVAVNFIEGLVVTRGLSFKVEGWQSLKPYKIGLQSGVKFAENATRGMYVDSSLSVNQLFRNLKREKVDLLVTTRIDVLDYLAKYPDPEVMILEPPLVRLKLYHYLNHKHRELLPKITAQLQKMQAEGRIEAIRQRLLRHSFN